In the genome of Tsukamurella paurometabola DSM 20162, the window CAGCGATCGCGCCCCGCGCCGCCGCGCTGCTGAACCTGCGGGTACCGCCGGGCACCGATCCCCGCGCCGCGGGCGACCTGCTGGTCGCGCACCTGAAGGCGCACACGCCGTGGGGTGCGCACGTCGACGCCGAGGTGGAGTCCACCGGCGAGCCCTTCGCCGCCGACACCACCGGCCCCGGCTACGACGCCCTGCGCGCCGCCCTCACCGAGGCCTACGACGGTGCCGAGGTGGTCACCAGTGGCCAGGGCGGTTCGATCCCGCTGTGTACGCGGTTGCGCAAGGCCGCGCCGTCCGCCGAGATCGCGCTGCTCGGCGTCGAGGAGCCGCTGTGCCGGATCCACGCACCCAACGAATCGGTCGACCCCCGCGAACTGGAGCGGACCGCGCTCGCCGAGGCGATCCTGCTGACCTCGCTGTGAAACCAGTCGACGAACACCGGGCCGCGGTCGCCGCGCTGATCCCGGCCGCGCGCACCATCGAGGCGGCTCCGTCGGACGCCCTGGACCGGGCGCTTGCGCGGGATGTCGCGGCGCCGATCTCGTTGCCGCCGTTCACCAATTCCGCGATGGACGGGTACGCGGTGCGCACCGAGGATGCGATCGCGGCCGCGGTCCTTCCCGTCGCCGCAGACATTCCGGCCGGCCGTACCGATGTACCGCCGCTCGTTCCCGGGACGGCGCACCGCATCATGACCGGCGCCCCGGTGCCCGATGGTGCCGACGCGATCGTCCCCGTCGAGCACACCGACGGCGGAACCGACGAAGTCCGGATCGACGTGGCGCCTCAGGCCGGCCGGTTCCTGCGCCGTGCCGGCGACGACATCGCCGCGGGCGAGACCGCGCTCACGGCCGGAGAGGTCGTCGGACCCGCGGCCGTCGGACTTGCCGCGGCTCTCGGGCTCACGACGGTGCCCGTACTCGCACCTCTGCGCGTGCTCGTCCTCTCGACCGGCTCCGAACTGGTCGAGCCCGGCGGCACCCTGGCACCGGGACAGATCTACGAGTCCAACGCGCCGATGCTGGCCGCAGCCCTGGCGCAGGCCGGGGCCGACGCGGAGGTCCTGCACTTCGTCGAGGACTCCGCCGACGTGCTGCTCGCCCGGCTCGCCGAGCGGGTGGCGCGCGGTGGAGTCGACCTACTGGTCACCACGGGCGGTGTCAGTGCGGGCGCCTACGAGGTGGTCAAGGACGCCTTCACCGGGCGCGGCCTGGAGTTCACGAAGGTGGCCATGCAACCCGGGATGCCGCAGGGATGCGGCACCGTCGACCTGGGCGGCGTCCGCGTCCCCGTGGTCACCTTCCCCGGTAACCCGGTCAGTGCCCTGGTGTCCTTCGAAGTCTTCCTCCGGCCCGCCCTGCGGGCGGCGATGGGCCTGCCGGCGGACCGTCCACGGCGGCGTGCCGTGCTTGCAGAAGCAGTCGATTCCGTGCCCGGGAAGCGCCAATTCCAGCGCGGACGGCTGGTCCGGGGAGCCGACGGTACCGATTCGGTCTCGGTTGTCGGTGGGCCGGGGTCGCACTACCTACGATGGTTGTCGAAGGCCGATTGTCTGTTGGACATCCCGCCCGCGGTCGAACATCTGGCCGCAGGCGAGCCGGTGGACGTCATCGACCTGACCCGCTGACCTCAGGAGGCAGTCATGATCACCCAGTACACCGCCGATACCGTCATGCTCGCGTCGAAGAACTTCAGCCCCGGCTGGTTCGCGTGGATCATCATCGGCGGCCTCGCCGGATGGATCGCCAGCAAGATCATGGGCACCGACAAGTCACAGGGCATCATCCTCAACGTCGTGGTCGGCTGCGTCGGCGGTTGGCTGGGGGGTTACGTCTTGCGCCTCTTCGACGTGCAGACCGGCGGGTTCGGCTGGTTCCTCACCTTCGTCACGGCGCTGGTCGGTGCCTGCATCCTGCTCTTCGTCGTGAAGCTGGTCACCGGTCGCAAAGGCTGACCCCCTCGGGTGAGACACTGTGACCCGACCATGACCGTGAATCGAGAGGAACCGAGGTGGCGCGTCGCCCCCAGACGCCGGTCGACGGCCAGCTCACCGAGCACTCCACCGGGCTGGGCCACGTCACCGAGCTGATCCGTCATACCGTCCCACCCCTGCACCCCGCGGGCACCCCGTTCATCGCGGGGTCGCTCGCGGTGGCGGCGGTGGGCTACCGGAAGGGCTGGATCCGCGTCCCCGCACTGCTCACGGCCGCCGCGTGCGCCGGATTCTTCCGGCACCCGCCGCGCGTGCCTCCGACCGCCGAGGGCGTCGCCGTGGCACCCGCCGACGGCGAGGTAACGCTGGTCGACACGCACGTGCCGCCCGCCGAGCTCGACCTCGGCGACCAACCGCTGCCGCGCGTGTCGATCTTCCTCTCGGTGTTCGACGCGCACGTTCAGCGCGCACCGCTCGCCGGTGTCGTCGATGCCGTCGTGCACACTCCCGGCGCCTTCCTCTCCGCCGACCTCCCCGAGGCCAGCGACGCCAACGAGCGCACCACGGTCCGGCTCGCCACCGAGCACGGCCCCGTCGGCGTCGTGCAGATCGCGGGTCTGGTGGCGCGCCGCATCCGCACCGACTGCGCCGTCGGCGACCAACTCGAGCGCGGCGAGACCTACGGCATCATCCGGTTCGGCTCGCGGGTCGACACCTACTTCCCGGCGGGCACCGAGCTCACCGCCTACAGCGGTCAGCGCGCGGTGGCCGCGGAGACCGTGATCGCGCACCTGCCGTGACCACGAAATCCGGGCCGGCCGACACCCCCCAGCGCCCCATCGGTGTCCTCCTCCTGCCGTCGATCCTGACGGTGGCGGGCCTGTGCGCGGGCCTGACCGGAGTGCGGTTCGCCGCGGAGGGCAAGGTCGACCTGGCGATCGCACTGGTCGTGGTGGCCGCGATCCTGGACGGCCTGGACGGACGCGTGGCGCGATTGCTGAGTGCGTCCACCAAGATCGGCGCCGAGCTGGATTCGCTCGCCGATGCGATCAACTTCGGCGTGACTCCGGCGCTGATGCTGTATTTCGTGTGCTTCCCCGGCAATCCCGCCGGGTGGATCGTGGTGCTGGTCTACGTGGTGGCGATGGTGTTGCGGCTGGCCCGGTTCAACACCCTCGCCGCCGATCCGACCGCACCCGCGTACACCAAGGACTTCTTCGTCGGGGTGCCCGCGCCGGCCGGTGCGATGCTGGTACTGGCTCCGCTGGCCGCCCGCCAGGAATGGGGCGAGGGCTGGTGGTCGAGTACGCCGGTGGTGGGCGGATGGACGCTGTTCGTCGCTGCGCTCACGGTCTCGCGGATCCCCACCTCCAGCTTCAAGACGATGACGGTGCAGCCCGCCAAGGCGGCAGGCGTGCTGATCGCGGTCGCGGGACTGGTCGCGCTGATCCTCACCTATCCGTACATCGCGCTGCTGGTCGTGGTGGCGGTCTACCTGCTGCACATCCCGTTCGCGTGGCGTTCGCAGCGCTGGGTTGCGGCCCGGCCGTCGGCCTGGGACAGCAAACCGGCCGAGCGGCGCGCCATGCGCCGCGAACAGCGCCGACCCGTGCGCCCGCGGCGCCGGGCCGCCCACCAGGGCACGCGACGCTCCGCCGCGCGCCTCGGCCTGCGCCGGCCCACCCGCGAGGACTGACGACGCTGCGCTGCGGGCTCTACTGTTGACACTGTGCCGAACCTTTCGCTCACCGTCCGCCTGCAGACCTCCGCGCTGGAGGCCCGACGGGGCATCGTCCGGATCCACCCCGAAGCGCTGGCCGCGCTCGGCCTGCGGGAATGGGACGGGATCGAACTCCTCGGCTCGCGTCGCACCGCCGCCGTCGTGGCAGCGGCCCCGTCCGGCACCGCACCCGGAACCGCCCTGCTCGACGAGCTGACGATCACCAACTGCGGGCTCCGCGAGGACGCGACGGTGGTGATCTCGCCCGCCACCGTGTACGGCGCCAAGCGGGTGCTGCTGCGAGGTTCGACCCTCACACGCAACGCCCTCGACGGTGCCGCGCTCCGGCAGGCGCTGCTGGGCAAGGTGATGATGCCGGGCGACAGCGTCTCCCTGCTCCCCCGCGATCTGGGCCCTGGAACGTCGAACGCGGATGCGACGCAGCAGCTCTCGCGACTGGTCGGGATCACGTGGACGAACGAGCTGCTGACCGTGGTCTCCGTGGATCCGGCGCCGGGACCGGTGTCGGTACAGCCGAATTCCGCGGTGCTGTGGGCCGATGACGCCGGTGCCGCGCCGGCGGGCGGCGAGGTCACGGTCACTGTGGAACAGCCACTTCCCGAGGCCGAGGCGGATGCCGCGCAGGTGCGCCCCGTGTCCGATCTGGTGGGCGCCGACACCGCGGTCAAGCGGCTCACCGAGTGGCTCAGCCTGGCTCTCGACGAGCCGGAGCTGCTCGCCACCCTCGGCGCGCCCGCCCGGCTCGGCGTGCTGATCACCGGCCCCACGGGCGGCGGTAAGGCCACCGTCGCCCGCTCCGTCGTCGCGCCGCGCCCGCTGATCGAGCTCGACGGTGCCTTCACCGGAGCGCTGGAGCCCGAGGCCCGGCTCGCCCGGGTCCGCGATGCGGTCGCGCGGGTGCGCGCCGCGGTCGACGGTTCGGGAGCGGCGCTCCTGGTCCGCGATATCGAGGCCCTGCTGCCGGCACAGCGGGAGCCGGTGTCCACCATGATTCTCGACGAGCTCCGCAAGGCGGTGGCGACACCGCGGGTGGCCTTCCTCGCCACCACTTCCGCGCCGAGTGAGGTGGATTCGCGGCTGCGCGAACCCGATCTGGCGGACCGGACGGTGGCGATCGACCTCCCGGATGCGAAGCAGCGCGAGCGACTGCTTGCGCTCCTGCTCCAGGACGCCCCGACCGACCATGTGGATCTGTACGAGGTGGCGCTCAAGGCACCGGGATTCGTGGCCGCCGATCTCGCCGCGCTGTGCCGAGAGGGTGCGCTCCGCGCCGCCGCCCGCGTGGTGGGCACCGACGAGAAGGTCTCGATCACCCAACCCGATCTGGTGGGCGCGCTCGGCGTCATCCGCCCGGTGTCGCGGTCGGCGGCGGAGGAGGTCTCCGTCGGATCGATCACTCTCGACGATGTGGGCGATATGGTCGAGACGAAGCAGGCCCTCACGGAGACGGTGCTGTGGCCGCTGCGCCACCCCGATACCTTCGCCCGGCTCGGTGTGGAGCCGCCGCGCGGCGTCCTGCTCTACGGTCCGCCCGGGTGCGGAAAGACCTTCGTGGTCAGGGCATTGGCCGCCTCCGGCCAGTTGTCCGTGCACGCGGTCAAGGGTGCGGAGCTGATGAACAAATGGGTCGGCGAATCCGAGAAGGCGGTGCGTGATCTGTTCGCACGGGCCCGGGGCAGCGCCCCGTCGCTGATCTTCCTGGACGAGGTCGACGCCCTGGCCCCGCGGCGCGGCCAGTCCTCGGATTCCGGTGTGGGAGACAAGGTCGTGGCCGCCCTGCTCACCGAGCTCGACGGCGCGGAACCACTGCGCGACGTGGTGGTGCTGGGCGCGACGAACCGTCCCGATCTGGTGGATCCCGCGCTACTGCGTCCGGGTCGGTTGGAGCGGCTGATCTTCGTGCCGCCGCCGGACGCCGAGGCACGTGCCGAGATCCTGAGAACGGCGTCGCGGGCAATTCCGTTGGCGGACGTGGACCTATCCGCCCTGGCCGAGCAACTCGACGGCTACTCGGCTGCCGACTGCACCGCCCTGCTCCGAGAGGCCGCACTCACCGCGATGCGCCGGGACATGGACACCGCCACCGTGACCGCCGACGACGTCGAAGCCGCCAGACGGGTGGTGCGTCCGTCACTGGACCCGGCGCAGGTCGCCGATCTCCAGGCCTACGCGGACCGCCGGAGCACGTAGCGTTCTGAAACCGGCGATTTTCGAGGACTCGCGGAAATATGCGTCACTGCGGCCTGGATTGCGCCGGTTTCAGAAGTCGGGTGCCCCGCGATGTCGGCGGCGCTTGATCACAGCGGTGACCTCGGCGAAGAAGCCGTCCCAACCACCCATCACGTCGTGGTAGTCCACCCGGAGAATCCGATAGTTCCCCACGGTGGCCGCCCGGTCGCGTCGGATATCCGCCCGGCGTTGCGCCCCACCGTGATAGGCCTCGCTGTCGCACTCGATGATGAGCTTGTCGCCTACGAGGAGATCGACACGCCCCACACCCGGGATCTGAACTTGGCTCCGCACCCGAATGCCGGCGCGCTGCAATCGGAATCGGGTGATCGACTCGGTGCCCGAACCAGCGTACGGGTCCAACCGGTCCAACAGCCCGGTCACCCGCTGCGGCGCGTTCGCGAAGAGTCGGCGCAGATTCTCGGTAGTGAACGGGACAGGCATCCGCAAGGTCGAATCCAGGACGGCGACGAGGATATCCGCGGGCAGGCAGTTCGCCGCGCACGTCAGAGCGATTCCGAGCGGGTCCACCGCTCGCGTCGGCGTTCGCAACGGGTGGAAGGAACGGCATTGCCGGGGAAATCGTGGGCGGGAACGGTGCTCGGACCATCGCACGTGGAGTCGGCCGTCCCGCGGTGGAATCCATACGCCGGTGCGGTACGCGAGAGCGGAGACGCAAGTGAGCACCGCACCCGCACGGACCGCCGCGACGACATCGGACCTCGCTCCGGGCAGTTGGTACCAGCCGCGACGAATCACCCGCAGGTCCCCACGTCTGCGCAGTTCATCGACGATAGATGCGTCTATGCCCACCTGGATGAGACGTCGGCGCGAGACCACGCCTCCGTCGGCCGCTGCGCACTGCACCACCAGATTCCTCGCGTCCATGAATCGATCGTCACTCTGGTACACCATCGATCGGACGCCTGGGGCGACGGGCTGTGGAGAAACGAGGTTCCATACGCTTCGCTGTGCACGGCCCGGTTACCGAAACCGGCACTATCCGAGGTCACAGCGCAAATAGCAGCGCGACCAGATTATCGCCGGTTTCTGACGCGGTCAGCCCTTGCTGATCAGGTAGTAGACGGCATTGGGGACGGCTCCGCCGTCCACGGTGCTCACGGTGACCACATAGCCCTTGCCGGAGAACTGAGCGGACCGGCTGCCCCCCTCGGGACCGTCGCCGAGCGCCAGATAGCCCGCATCGGTCAGTTTCTTCTTCGCCACATCGAAGCCACCGGGCTGCGCCTGCACGGTCACGTTGTACACGGTGGTGCCGCCCTGGGCACGCTCACCGGCGTCGATGAGCGTCCCGTCGACCAGCGGAACCTCGTCCTTGGGGAACGACGCGGGGAGCGAGACCGAGGTCGCGGGCTGCGCCGGCTCGTCGCCGCATCCCGCACTCAGGAGCACCGCGCCGGCGGCCATGACGGCCGCAAGGCCCCGCGTCGCGCGGCGCGGCCGGTGGCGAGCGGCTACCCGCGAACGTGTGGTCGGACGATCCGTCATCTGGTCCCTTCAGCTCCCGACATACTGCACCGGTAGGATGCCAAAGCGAACGACACCCCGCTCAAACAGGACGGAGTGCCCTTGCTTGTCATCCTTATCTGCTTGTCATTGGCGACCTTAGCCGCCCCCGTGGTGGTAGGCCGGTTCGGCGCGCGCGGCTTCCTCGGCCTCGCTGTCGTGCCCGCCGCGGCCCTGGTGTGGATCCTCACCCAGTGGCCGCGATCCGGCGAACCCGATCGCACCGAGACCCTGCGCTGGGTCCAGGCGCTCAATATGAACTTCGACCTGCGGCTCACGCCGCTGGCCGCGGTGATGTCCGTGCTCGTGCTCGGCATCGGCGCGGTGATCCTGGTGTACTGCGCCGGGTACTTCACCGACACCTCCAATACGCGCAAGCTCCCCACCTTCGCGGCGGAGTTGGTGGCGTTCATGGCGGTCATGTTCGGTCTCGTCGTGAGCGACAACATGCTCGCCATGTACGTCTTCTGGGAGCTCACATCGGTGCTGAGCTTCCTTCTGGTCGGCTATTACGCCGAACGCGCGACGAGCCGCCGCGCCGCGACGCAGGCCCTGTTGGTCACCACCCTCGGCGGCCTCGCGATGCTGGTCGGCATCATCGAGCTCGGCGAGCACTACGGCACCTATCTGTTCTCGGAGGTGATCGCACAGGCGGTCGCCGACCCGTCGACCATCTCGATCGGCGTCGAGATCGGCGTCGTGCTCATCCTGATCGGCGCGATCAGTAAGTCGGCGATCGCGCCCTTCCACTTCTGGCTCCCCGGCGCGATGGCGGCGCCGACTCCGGTGTCCGGCTACCTGCATGCTGCGGCCATGGTGAAGGCCGGCATTTTCCTGGTGGCCCTCATCGCGCCCCCGTTCTCGCACCTCACCTCGTGGCGGGTGATCGTCTTCGGGCTCGGTATCAGCACGATGATCCTGGCCGGCTGGCGCGCGCTGCGCGAATTCGACCTCAAACTGATCCTCGCCTTCGGCACCGTCAGCCAGCTGGGCATGCTGCTCGTGCTGGTCGGAACCGGCGAACGCAATGTCGCGCTGGCGGGCATCACTCTGCTCACCGCGCACGCGCTGTTCAAGGCCACCCTGTTCATGGTGGTCGGCATCATCGATCATGCGGCCGGTACGCGCGATATCCGCCGCCTGGCCCGGCTCGGCGATAAGCAGCCGGTGCTCGCGGGTATCGCGGCGCTGGCCGCCGCCTCGATGGCGGGCCTGCCGCCGCTGTACGGCTTCGTCGGTAAGGAGGCGATGCTCGAATCGATGCTGCACGCCGACCTGCCGAAACCACTGCCGGTGCTGCTGGTGATCGGGCTGTGCGCGGGTTCCGCGCTCACCGTCGCGTACAGCATCCGTTTCCTGTGGGGCGCCTTCGGACGCAAGGGGCAGGTGGCGCCGACCCGGTCCGTCGCCGAACTGCATGCCCCGGGCCCGATCTTCCTCGCCGGCCCTGCTCTGCTCGCGGTGCTGAGCCTGGTGGCAGGTTTCGCATCGCCGTGGCTCGATCACGTGCTCAGCGGTTACCCGGATTCGCAGTTCCCACCCGCGGACGACCCGTACCACCTGGCACTCTGGCACGGCTTCACGCTACCGCTGCTGCTCACCGTGCTGATCGTGGCGACCGGCATCCTGATCGTGCAGCCGAACAGCCCGTTCTCCCGGCTGCGCCGCCGAAACAGCTTGCTGCTCGGCAACGCCGACCGGCTCTACGACGCCACCCTGCGCGCCGCCGACGTGGTCTCGCTGCGCATCACGCAGACCACGCAGCGAGGCTCGCTGCCGCTCACCCAGGGCACGATCCTGCTGACCCTCATCCTGTTGCCGATGGCCATGTACGCCTTGGGCGCGCGGGCCAAGCCGCAGTTGCGGATCGAGGCCTCGCCGGTCTTCATGGCAGTGGCGGTGCTGATGTGCGTCGCCTCGCTCACGGCCGTCGTGCTGCGCAACCGCCTGGCGACGGTGCTCGTGGTCAGCGTCACGGGCTACGGCACCGGCGTGATCTTCGCGATCTACGGCGCCCCCGACCTCGCCCTCACGCAGTTCCTGGTGGAGACCATCACCTTGGTCGTGTTCGTGCTGGTGCTGCGCAAGTTGCCGGCGGAAGCCCCGATCACGGGTAGCCGCCCGACCCGGGCCATGCGCGTGCTGTTGGGCATCGGCGTGGCCGCGATGGTCGTCGTGGTGGGCATCGCCGCCCGCGCGGCACGTGTGGCCGCGCCGGTGGCCGAACGCCTGCCGGATCAGGCCTACAAATTCGGCTACGGCAACAACACCGTCAACGTGACCCTCGTCGACATCCGAGCCTGGGACACGTTCGGCGAGATCTCGGTGCTGCTGGTGGCGGCGACGGGCGTGGCCTCACTGGTCTTCCGCAATCGGCGCTTCGGCTCGGCGCCGCGGATGTCGTCGGAGGCGACGGCCGCCGCGGCGGAGGCACCGGGCACCACATGGCTGCGGGGCAGCGCATTGCGCGATCCGCGGCACCGGTCGCTGGTCCTGGAGGTCACCTCGCGCATGGTCTTCCCGACGATCATGGTGGTGTCGATCTACTTCTTCTTCGCCGGGCACAACGCTCCGGGCGGCGGTTTCGCCGGTGGCCTGACCGCCGGCCTCGCGCTGGTCCTGCGGTACCTCGCCGGCGGCCGGTACGAGATCGGTGAGACGCTTCCCCTGGACGCGGGCAAGGTGCTGGGCACCGGACTGCTCCTGGCAGCGAGCGGCACCGTGGTCTCGATCCTGGTGGGCGCGCCCGCGATGTCGTCGCAGGCCTTCGAATTCCATCTGCCGGTCTTCGGAGACGTGAAGTTCGTGACGGTGCTCATCTTCGATGCCGGCGTCTATCTCATCGTGGTCGGCCTCGTGCTCGATGTGCTGCGCAGCCTCGGGGCCCGCCTCGACCTGGAGGGCTCCCCCGCCGACCAGACCTCGCCGTTGCCCGTCGCGACCGGTGGAGGTGCGCGATGATCGTCGACATCGGACTGTTCGCGGCGATCGCCGTCATGATGGCCACGGGCGTGTACCTGATCCTGGACCGCAGCCTGACCAGGATGCTGATGGGCATCATCCTCGCCGGCAACGCGGTGAACCTGCTTCTGCTCTCACTGGCTTCCCCGCCCGGGAACCCGCCGATCATGGGCTATTTCTCCGAGGGACGCGATTCCCTGGCCGATCCGCTGGCGCAGGCCCTGATCCTCACGGCCATCGTGATCACCATGGGTATGGCGGCCTTCATCCTCGCGCTGGCCTACCGTTCCTTCACCATCAACACCGACGACGAGGTCGACGACGACCCCGAAGACACCAAGGTGCTCGAACGCGATGTCGATCGCGCATCGGAGGACCCCGACTTCGACGCCTCGGACGACCCGATCACTGGCGCACCGTCGGCACTCGGCGACGCATTCGGTCCCGACGGTGAGCCGCTCACCGCCGAGGAGCTGCGCAAGGCGCGGGTCGACGCGGTGGACACGGGGGCGATGCCGATCCCGGCACGTATCCACGAGGAACCAGCAGAGCGGAAGGAGGACGACCGATGACCGAAGAGTTCATGCGGAGCCTGCTCCCGCTGCCCACGGTGCTGCCGCTGGTGGCCGCGGCGCTGAGCCTGGTGGTCGGCCGGCATCCGCGGTTGCAGCGGCTGGTCGCGCTGATCTCGCTCACCGCGCTGGTCGTGGTCTCGGCGTTGATGCTCTACTACACCGACCGCAACGGCACGATCGCGCTGAACATGGGAGGCTGGGGCGACCGGGACGGCGGCGGTAGCCCGCTCGGCATCACGCTGGTGGCCGACCAGTTGTCGGCGATGATGCTGCTGGTCTCCACGGTCGTGCTGCTGGGCGTGCTCGTGTACTCGGTGGGACAGGGTATCCGCGACGGCGACGAGAACCAGCCGGTGTCGATCTTCTTCCCCACCTACCTGGTGCTGGCCGCGGGCGTGTGCAACGCCTTCCTCTCGGGCGACCTGTTCAACCTGTTCGTCTCCTTCGAGATGCTGCTCGCCGCGAGCTTCGTCCTGCTCACCGTGGGAGGCAGTGCCGACCGCATCCGGGCCGGCGTGTCGTACGTGATGGTGTCGATGGTCTCCTCGGTGGTGTTCCTCCTCGGCATCGCCTACGCCTACTTCGCAACCGGCACGCTGAATCTGGCCGATATGGCGATCAAGCTGCAGGACCTGCCGTCGGGGACGAGGACCACCTTGTTCGCGGTGCTGCTCGTGGCGTTCGGCATCAAGGCGGCGGTGTTCCCGCTGTCCACCTGGCTACCCGACTCCTATCCGACGGCACCCGCGCCGGTAACCGCTGTGTTCGCGGGCTTGCTGACCAAGGTGGGCGTGTACGCCATCATCCGCGCTCACACGCTGCTGTTCCCGGGTGGCGCCGTCGACGATGTCCTACTGGTGGCCGCGCTCCTCACCATGATCGTGGGCATCCTGGGCGCCATCGCGCAGACCGATATCAAACGTCTGCTCTCGTTCACCCTGGTCAGTCACATCGGCTACATGATCTTCGGTATCGCGTTGTCCACACCGCTGGGCCTCAGTAGCGCGATCTACTATGTGGCGCACCATATTCTGGTGCAGACCACACTGTTCCTGGTGGTGGGACTGATCGAACGGCAGGCTGGTGCCGCATCGCTGCGCCGCCTGGGCGGTATCGCGGCGGCCAGCCCGGTACTCGCGATCCTGTTCTTCCTGCCCGCCCTGAACCTCGGTGGTATTCCGCCGTTCTCGGGCTTCATCGGCAAGGTGGGCCTGCTGGAGGCGGGCGTGCAGGTGGGTTCGGTGCTGGCGTGGATCCTGGTCGCGGGCAGCGTGATCACCAGCCTGCTGACCCTGTACGCGGTAGCCCGGGTGTGGACGAAGGCGTTCTGGCGTGCCCGCGCGGACGCACCGGAGGGCCAGCTGGCGGTGGCGCATCCGGAGGCCCTGCTCGACGACGGCGACGTGATCGAATTCGCCGACCGGGAAGACCCGGGCCGGATGCCGATCGGGATGGTGGCGCCCACGGCGGCACTGTTCGCGGTGGGCCTGGCGATCGCAGTGTGGGCCGGCCCGATGTTCGACGTGACCAACCGCGCTGCAGAGCAGCTCATCGGCCGCGCCGACTACGTCGCGGCGGTCCTCGGACCGGACGCGGTGCGCGAGCTCAAGTACGCCGACGGGACGCCCGTGGTGCCCGCCGAAGGTCGACAGGCGGGTGAGCGGCATGGCTAAGCGGTTGGTGAATCGGATCCTGCCCGACCTGCACGACGGCCGGGCCGTCCTCGCGAAACTCGCACAGCTGGTGTGGCTGGACGCGGTGTGGGTGATGTTGTGGGGCCG includes:
- a CDS encoding CDP-alcohol phosphatidyltransferase family protein; amino-acid sequence: MTTKSGPADTPQRPIGVLLLPSILTVAGLCAGLTGVRFAAEGKVDLAIALVVVAAILDGLDGRVARLLSASTKIGAELDSLADAINFGVTPALMLYFVCFPGNPAGWIVVLVYVVAMVLRLARFNTLAADPTAPAYTKDFFVGVPAPAGAMLVLAPLAARQEWGEGWWSSTPVVGGWTLFVAALTVSRIPTSSFKTMTVQPAKAAGVLIAVAGLVALILTYPYIALLVVVAVYLLHIPFAWRSQRWVAARPSAWDSKPAERRAMRREQRRPVRPRRRAAHQGTRRSAARLGLRRPTRED
- a CDS encoding phosphatidylserine decarboxylase, which gives rise to MARRPQTPVDGQLTEHSTGLGHVTELIRHTVPPLHPAGTPFIAGSLAVAAVGYRKGWIRVPALLTAAACAGFFRHPPRVPPTAEGVAVAPADGEVTLVDTHVPPAELDLGDQPLPRVSIFLSVFDAHVQRAPLAGVVDAVVHTPGAFLSADLPEASDANERTTVRLATEHGPVGVVQIAGLVARRIRTDCAVGDQLERGETYGIIRFGSRVDTYFPAGTELTAYSGQRAVAAETVIAHLP
- a CDS encoding Na+/H+ antiporter subunit A, whose protein sequence is MLVILICLSLATLAAPVVVGRFGARGFLGLAVVPAAALVWILTQWPRSGEPDRTETLRWVQALNMNFDLRLTPLAAVMSVLVLGIGAVILVYCAGYFTDTSNTRKLPTFAAELVAFMAVMFGLVVSDNMLAMYVFWELTSVLSFLLVGYYAERATSRRAATQALLVTTLGGLAMLVGIIELGEHYGTYLFSEVIAQAVADPSTISIGVEIGVVLILIGAISKSAIAPFHFWLPGAMAAPTPVSGYLHAAAMVKAGIFLVALIAPPFSHLTSWRVIVFGLGISTMILAGWRALREFDLKLILAFGTVSQLGMLLVLVGTGERNVALAGITLLTAHALFKATLFMVVGIIDHAAGTRDIRRLARLGDKQPVLAGIAALAAASMAGLPPLYGFVGKEAMLESMLHADLPKPLPVLLVIGLCAGSALTVAYSIRFLWGAFGRKGQVAPTRSVAELHAPGPIFLAGPALLAVLSLVAGFASPWLDHVLSGYPDSQFPPADDPYHLALWHGFTLPLLLTVLIVATGILIVQPNSPFSRLRRRNSLLLGNADRLYDATLRAADVVSLRITQTTQRGSLPLTQGTILLTLILLPMAMYALGARAKPQLRIEASPVFMAVAVLMCVASLTAVVLRNRLATVLVVSVTGYGTGVIFAIYGAPDLALTQFLVETITLVVFVLVLRKLPAEAPITGSRPTRAMRVLLGIGVAAMVVVVGIAARAARVAAPVAERLPDQAYKFGYGNNTVNVTLVDIRAWDTFGEISVLLVAATGVASLVFRNRRFGSAPRMSSEATAAAAEAPGTTWLRGSALRDPRHRSLVLEVTSRMVFPTIMVVSIYFFFAGHNAPGGGFAGGLTAGLALVLRYLAGGRYEIGETLPLDAGKVLGTGLLLAASGTVVSILVGAPAMSSQAFEFHLPVFGDVKFVTVLIFDAGVYLIVVGLVLDVLRSLGARLDLEGSPADQTSPLPVATGGGAR
- a CDS encoding AAA family ATPase is translated as MPNLSLTVRLQTSALEARRGIVRIHPEALAALGLREWDGIELLGSRRTAAVVAAAPSGTAPGTALLDELTITNCGLREDATVVISPATVYGAKRVLLRGSTLTRNALDGAALRQALLGKVMMPGDSVSLLPRDLGPGTSNADATQQLSRLVGITWTNELLTVVSVDPAPGPVSVQPNSAVLWADDAGAAPAGGEVTVTVEQPLPEAEADAAQVRPVSDLVGADTAVKRLTEWLSLALDEPELLATLGAPARLGVLITGPTGGGKATVARSVVAPRPLIELDGAFTGALEPEARLARVRDAVARVRAAVDGSGAALLVRDIEALLPAQREPVSTMILDELRKAVATPRVAFLATTSAPSEVDSRLREPDLADRTVAIDLPDAKQRERLLALLLQDAPTDHVDLYEVALKAPGFVAADLAALCREGALRAAARVVGTDEKVSITQPDLVGALGVIRPVSRSAAEEVSVGSITLDDVGDMVETKQALTETVLWPLRHPDTFARLGVEPPRGVLLYGPPGCGKTFVVRALAASGQLSVHAVKGAELMNKWVGESEKAVRDLFARARGSAPSLIFLDEVDALAPRRGQSSDSGVGDKVVAALLTELDGAEPLRDVVVLGATNRPDLVDPALLRPGRLERLIFVPPPDAEARAEILRTASRAIPLADVDLSALAEQLDGYSAADCTALLREAALTAMRRDMDTATVTADDVEAARRVVRPSLDPAQVADLQAYADRRST
- a CDS encoding GlsB/YeaQ/YmgE family stress response membrane protein — protein: MITQYTADTVMLASKNFSPGWFAWIIIGGLAGWIASKIMGTDKSQGIILNVVVGCVGGWLGGYVLRLFDVQTGGFGWFLTFVTALVGACILLFVVKLVTGRKG
- the glp gene encoding gephyrin-like molybdotransferase Glp, with the translated sequence MKPVDEHRAAVAALIPAARTIEAAPSDALDRALARDVAAPISLPPFTNSAMDGYAVRTEDAIAAAVLPVAADIPAGRTDVPPLVPGTAHRIMTGAPVPDGADAIVPVEHTDGGTDEVRIDVAPQAGRFLRRAGDDIAAGETALTAGEVVGPAAVGLAAALGLTTVPVLAPLRVLVLSTGSELVEPGGTLAPGQIYESNAPMLAAALAQAGADAEVLHFVEDSADVLLARLAERVARGGVDLLVTTGGVSAGAYEVVKDAFTGRGLEFTKVAMQPGMPQGCGTVDLGGVRVPVVTFPGNPVSALVSFEVFLRPALRAAMGLPADRPRRRAVLAEAVDSVPGKRQFQRGRLVRGADGTDSVSVVGGPGSHYLRWLSKADCLLDIPPAVEHLAAGEPVDVIDLTR